Proteins co-encoded in one Podarcis muralis chromosome 12, rPodMur119.hap1.1, whole genome shotgun sequence genomic window:
- the LOC114607232 gene encoding patched domain-containing protein 3-like — protein MAPQNCHTDCVERPLSRALRDLGGLVGAHPWPFLLVPVALSAALGAGFVFLSSLEDNDIEGQFTPLGGPAKGERRFVQAHFPTDDARRFSAERLSTEGSFASLLAVARGGGSLLTREAFAELLALDQAVRGLRSPDGAALSFAQLCARSSPGHNCSSANPLLSLVQGDPAGIQALLPDLTFPLYVPPLTANPLFLPPFLGGLDLGPGDGPARPVRAAKALRLFYYLQEDEASRRNDSALWLRTFLERIPGVLKSLNLATIQVAYFTSLSRQEEFEKNTKEVVPLFSITYTLTITFSIISCSRLDCVRTKVWVAAFGVLSAGLSVVSSFGLLLFCGEPFVVTVANSPFLILGVGVDDMFILVSCWQQTKVKDSVRERMADTYGKAAVSITITTLTDVLAFYIGIATPFQSVQAFCIYTGTAFVFCYLYNLTFLGAVLALNGRREESNRHWLTFMKVNNEPQDSQGCTYNMCCVGGSFDESTGAETEHPMNGFFRKYYGPFLMHSWTKVLVVVLYLIYLGISIFGCTQVQEGIDLRNLASDNSYVIQYYEWEKEYFSEYGPRVMVVVTESKAYWDSSVRADVENCMNALESSSYVNKNLSVSWLRTYQDVAKRMSFNIDDRRLFIDNLATLFGINPDFKWDVYVIATEIIASRFFIQTVNVTTAVDERSLLNELRGLAKDCKVPLMVYHPAFIYFDQYLVIAQDTVQAIVIAAGAMLLISLLLIPNPLCSLWVTFAIASVIVGVAGFMSFWNVNLDSISMINLVICIGFSVDFSAHISYNFVASEKHKVNDKAVDALYILGYPVTQGAISTILGVIVLSMASSYIFRTFFKIMFLVILFGAVHGLIFIPVFLTFFGFCSKMPNRQLPVSAQSSSAGGVPL, from the exons aTGGCGCCTCAAAACTGTCACACGGACTGCGTGGAGAGGCCCCTGTCGCGCGCGCTGCGGGACTTAGGCGGCTTGGTGGGCGCGCACCCGTGGCCCTTCCTGCTCGTGCCCGTGGCGCTCTCGGCCGCTTTGGGCGCCGGCTTCGTGTTCCTGAGCAGCCTGGAGGACAACGACATCGAGGGCCAGTTCACGCCGCTCGGGGGCCCCGCCAAGGGCGAGCGGCGCTTCGTGCAGGCGCACTTCCCCACCGACGACGCGCGGCGCTTCTCGGCCGAGAGGCTGAGCACCGAGGGCTCCTTCGCCTCCCTCCTGGCCGTGGCCCGCGGCGGAGGCTCGCTCCTCACCCGGGAGGCCTTCGCCGAGCTGCTGGCGCTGGACCAGGCGGTGCGGGGGCTCCGCAGCCCCGACGGCGCCGCGCTCTCCTTCGCCCAGCTCTGCGCGCGGAGCAGCCCCGGCCACAACTGCAGCAGCGCCAACCCGCTGCTCAGCTTGGTGCAAGGCGACCCGGCCGGGATACAGGCGCTGCTGCCCGACCTCACTTTCCCGCTCTACGTCCCTCCGCTCACTGCCAACCCCCTTTTCCTGCCCCCCTTTCTGGGAGGCCTCGACTTGGGCCCCGGGGATGGGCCGGCGCGCCCCGTCCGGGCGGCCAAAGCGCTGCGCCTCTTCTACTACTTGCAGGAGGATGAGGCTTCTCGCAGAAACGACAGCGCGCTCTGGCTCCGGACGTTTCTGGAGCGCATCCCGGGCGTGCTGAAATCTTTGAACCTCGCAACCATCCAG GTGGCTTATTTTACTTCATTGTCCAGACAAGAAGAGTTTGAAAAAAATACTAAGGAAGTGGTCCCTTTGTTTTCCATCACGTATACCTTAACAATAACCTTCTCAATTATCTCATGCTCAAG GCTGGACTGTGTACGGACAAAAGTGTGGGTTGCAGCTTTTGGGGTGCTGTCAGCAGGCTTATCTGTCGTCAGCAGCTTTGGATTGCTGCTCTTTTGTGGGGAGCCGTTTGTTGTCACAGTTGCAAATTCGCCATTTCTTATCCTTG GGGTTGGTGTTGATGACATGTTCATCCTGGTGTCTTGCTGGCAGCAGACTAAAGTGAAGGACAGTGTCAGAGAGCGAATGGCTGACACCTATGGAAAAGCAGCTGTATCCATTACCATCACAACCCTCACAGACGTGTTAGCCTTTTACATTGGAATTGCAACTCCATTCCAGTCCGTTCAGGCATTTTGCATCTATACAGGAACAGCCTTTGTGTTCTGCTACTTATACAACCTGACATTCTTGGGGGCAGTTCTTGCTTTAAATGGGAGACGAGAAGAAAGCAACAGACACTGGCTCACATTCATGAAAGTGAACAATGAGCCTCAGGACTCTCAGGGCTGCACATATAACATGTGCTGTGTAGGAGGGTCTTTTGATGAGTCCACTGGAGCAGAGACTGAACACCCCATGAATGGATTCTTTAGAAAGTATTACGGTCCCTTCCTTATGCACAGCTGGACCAAGGTGCTTGTGGTAGTCCTTTATCTCATCTACTTGGGTATTAGTATTTTTGGCTGCACTCAAGTCCAAGAAGGTATAGATCTTCGAAATCTAGCTAGTGACAATTCTTATGTCATCCAGTATTATGAATGGGAAAAGGAATATTTTTCAGAATATGGTCCAAGGGTTATGGTGGTTGTTACTGAAAGCAAAGCTTATTGGGATTCATCTGTCCGTGCAGATGTTGAAAACTGTATGAACGCACTAGAAAGCTCATCCTACGTCAACAAGAATTTATCAGTGTCCTGGTTGAGAACTTACCAAGATGTCGCTAAACGTATGTCTTTCAATATAGATGACCGTAGGCTTTTCATTGACAATTTAGCCACCCTTTTTGGGATTAATCCAGACTTCAAGTGGGATGTTTATGTTATTGCTACAGAAATAATAGCATCACGTTTTTTCATACAGACAGTCAATGTTACTACTGCAGTGGATGAGAGGAGTCTTTTAAATGAGCTGAGAGGTCTTGCTAAGGACTGCAAGGTACCGTTAATGGTTTATCATCCAGCTTTTATATACTTTGATCAATATCTTGTGATCGCTCAGGACACAGTTCAAGCTATTGTGATTGCTGCTGGAGCCATGCTACTCATTTCCTTACTACTCATTCCCAATCCTCTTTGTTCTTTGTGGGTAACCTTTGCTATTGCCTCTGTTATTGTCGGTGTAGCTGGTTTCATGTCCTTCTGGAATGTGAATCTTGATTCCATATCCATGATCAACCTTGTAATTTGCATAGGGTTTTCAGTAGACTTCTCAGCCCATATTTCTTATAATTTTGTTGCCAGTGAGAAACACAAAGTGAATGACAAGGCTGTGGATGCTTTGTACATCCTTGGCTACCCTGTTACACAGGGAGCTATTTCCACTATCTTGGGAGTTATTGTACTCTCCATGGCATCCTCTTACATCTTCAGAACCTTTTTTAAGATCATGTTTCTGGTGATCTTGTTTGGGGCTGTTCACGGTCTCATTTTTATTCCTGTGTTCCTAACTTTCTTCGGCTTTTGTAGTAAAATGCCAAATAGACAGCTTCCAGTCAGTGCCCAGAGCTCCAGTGCTGGAGGAGTTCCTCTCTAA